One part of the Lachnospiraceae bacterium JLR.KK002 genome encodes these proteins:
- the sigG gene encoding RNA polymerase sporulation sigma factor SigG codes for MAAYKVEICGVNTAKLPVLKEEEKSDLFSRIKAGDLEAREAYIKGNLRLVLSVIKRFSNSNENVDDLFQIGCIGLIKSIDNFNPDIGVKFSTYAVPMIIGEIRRYLRDNNSIRVSRSLRDTAYKAIHARELLSKELSREPTIEDIAKEIDIPKEDIVFALDAIQCPVSLYDPVYTDGGDTLYVMDQISDKKNKEDTWVEELSLSDAMKRLNERENYIIKLRFFEGKTQMEVAEEIHISQAQVSRLEKSALKNMKNYLSITPTYHRES; via the coding sequence ATGGCTGCATACAAAGTAGAAATCTGCGGAGTCAACACTGCAAAACTCCCCGTATTAAAAGAGGAAGAAAAAAGCGACCTGTTTTCCCGCATCAAAGCGGGAGATCTGGAAGCCCGCGAGGCTTATATCAAAGGCAATCTCCGACTGGTCTTAAGCGTAATCAAACGCTTTTCCAACAGTAATGAAAATGTGGATGATCTGTTCCAGATCGGATGTATCGGGTTAATCAAATCCATCGACAATTTTAATCCGGATATCGGTGTGAAATTTTCCACCTATGCAGTTCCCATGATTATCGGAGAAATCAGACGTTACCTGCGGGACAACAATTCCATCCGGGTAAGCCGCTCCCTGCGGGATACTGCATACAAAGCAATCCACGCCAGAGAGCTGCTGTCCAAAGAACTCTCCCGCGAGCCCACCATAGAAGATATTGCAAAGGAAATTGATATCCCCAAAGAAGACATTGTATTTGCTCTGGACGCCATTCAGTGTCCTGTCAGCCTCTATGACCCGGTCTACACGGACGGAGGAGACACCCTTTATGTAATGGACCAGATCAGCGACAAAAAGAATAAAGAAGATACCTGGGTGGAAGAACTTTCCTTAAGCGACGCCATGAAACGGTTAAATGAGCGTGAAAATTACATTATCAAACTCCGGTTCTTTGAAGGCAAAACACAAATGGAAGTGGCGGAAGAAATCCACATCTCCCAGGCCCAGGTAAGCAGACTGGAAAAATCTGCATTAAAAAATATGAAAAATTATCTCTCCATTACTCCCACTTATCACAGAGAGAGTTAA
- a CDS encoding MBL fold metallo-hydrolase, with amino-acid sequence MKLEFLGAAHEVTGSCHYVQMGDVHLLVDCGMEQGADLYENQEIPVNTAEIDYVLITHAHIDHSGLLPLLYSHGFRGKVYGTRATVELCNIMLKDSAHIQMFEAEWKNRKAKRAGRPLVEPMYTMDDAVGVLEHFIPCEYGEIITLCPEITIRFVDAGHLLGSSSIEIWGTEEGKQVKLVFSGDIGHGNKPLIRNPRYIREADYVIMESTYGDRLHQNPPDYATELAQVCKDAFTRGGNVVIPAFSVGRTQEMLYFLRKIKTEHLLPEFEDFEVYIDSPLAVEATSIFHKNVKECFDEEALELVRKGKNPISFPGLKVAVTSDESKMINFIEKPIVIISASGMCEAGRIRHHLKHNLWRRDSTILFVGYQVPGTLGNMLLNGTKEVKLFGETIEVHARIQNLAGISGHADQQHLLEWVKAFGETPKRVFVVHGEDSVCDTFAALVTKETGLAATAPYSGDIYDLEKNVCVAEGSREKKVQKAKESRGVSNVFTRLLAAGERLLAVIRKSEGRPNKELGKFADQINSLCDKWE; translated from the coding sequence TTGAAACTTGAATTTTTGGGGGCAGCCCATGAGGTGACAGGAAGCTGTCATTATGTGCAGATGGGAGACGTCCATCTGCTGGTGGACTGCGGAATGGAGCAGGGAGCGGATTTGTATGAAAATCAGGAGATTCCGGTCAATACGGCCGAAATTGACTATGTACTGATTACCCATGCCCATATTGACCATTCCGGTCTGCTGCCACTGTTGTACAGCCATGGATTTCGGGGGAAAGTCTATGGTACCAGAGCAACTGTGGAACTGTGTAATATTATGTTGAAAGATTCGGCCCATATTCAGATGTTTGAGGCGGAATGGAAAAACCGGAAGGCAAAGCGTGCAGGAAGGCCTCTGGTGGAGCCCATGTATACCATGGACGATGCAGTGGGGGTACTGGAGCATTTTATTCCATGCGAATACGGGGAGATTATTACCCTTTGTCCGGAAATTACCATTCGCTTTGTGGATGCGGGCCATCTTCTGGGTTCTTCCAGTATTGAAATCTGGGGAACTGAAGAAGGAAAACAGGTAAAACTTGTTTTTTCCGGTGATATCGGCCACGGCAACAAACCATTAATCCGGAATCCCCGATACATTCGGGAGGCTGACTATGTGATTATGGAATCCACCTATGGGGACCGTCTCCATCAGAATCCGCCGGATTATGCAACAGAGCTTGCACAGGTGTGCAAGGATGCATTTACCAGAGGCGGAAATGTGGTGATTCCGGCCTTTTCCGTGGGCAGAACACAGGAAATGCTGTATTTTCTGCGGAAAATCAAAACAGAACACCTGCTGCCGGAATTTGAGGATTTTGAGGTGTATATAGACAGTCCGCTGGCAGTGGAGGCTACCAGTATTTTCCATAAAAATGTAAAAGAATGTTTCGATGAGGAAGCGCTGGAGCTGGTGCGCAAAGGGAAGAATCCCATCAGTTTTCCGGGACTTAAGGTAGCCGTAACCAGCGACGAATCCAAAATGATTAATTTCATTGAAAAACCCATTGTGATTATTTCCGCATCCGGTATGTGTGAAGCGGGACGGATTCGCCATCATTTGAAACACAATCTCTGGCGCAGGGATTCCACCATTCTGTTCGTGGGTTATCAGGTGCCGGGAACCCTTGGAAATATGCTGCTGAACGGAACGAAAGAAGTGAAACTGTTTGGTGAAACCATTGAAGTCCATGCCAGAATCCAGAATCTGGCGGGAATCAGCGGTCATGCGGATCAGCAGCATTTGCTGGAATGGGTGAAAGCCTTCGGGGAAACACCGAAACGTGTGTTTGTAGTGCATGGAGAAGACAGCGTGTGCGATACCTTTGCAGCTCTGGTGACGAAAGAAACGGGGCTTGCGGCCACAGCTCCCTACAGCGGAGACATTTATGATCTGGAAAAAAATGTCTGTGTGGCAGAGGGAAGCCGGGAAAAGAAAGTGCAGAAAGCAAAAGAGTCCCGTGGAGTTTCCAATGTTTTTACAAGGCTTCTGGCGGCCGGCGAGCGCCTGTTGGCGGTTATCCGCAAATCAGAAGGGCGGCCTAACAAAGAACTTGGAAAATTCGCAGATCAGATTAACTCTCTCTGTGATAAGTGGGAGTAA
- the sigE gene encoding RNA polymerase sporulation sigma factor SigE, which translates to MYIKIAIPRHFQLKLIPSLRSLLMMKKGDIHYIGGAEILPPPLEAREENRCIQMLDGEESERARSILIEHNLRLVVYIAKKFDNTGIGVEDLISIGTIGLIKAINTFNPTKNIKLATYASRCIENEILMYLRRNNKTRMEVSIDEPLNVDWDGNELLLSDILGTDEDIIYRDIETEVEKNLLKKAVAKLSERERAIVELRFGLNHAQGEEMTQKEVADLLGISQSYISRLEKKIMKRLKKEIVKFE; encoded by the coding sequence ATGTACATAAAAATTGCAATACCGCGGCACTTTCAGTTAAAGCTGATACCCAGCCTGCGCAGTCTGCTGATGATGAAAAAAGGGGATATCCACTATATCGGAGGGGCGGAAATTCTGCCTCCGCCTCTGGAAGCACGGGAAGAAAACCGCTGTATCCAGATGCTGGACGGAGAGGAATCGGAACGTGCCAGAAGCATACTTATTGAGCACAATCTGCGGCTGGTGGTGTACATAGCCAAAAAATTTGACAATACAGGTATTGGAGTGGAAGATTTGATATCTATTGGGACTATCGGCCTGATTAAGGCCATCAACACCTTTAATCCCACCAAAAATATCAAACTGGCCACCTATGCTTCCCGCTGTATCGAAAATGAAATCCTGATGTATCTCAGACGGAACAATAAGACCAGAATGGAGGTTTCCATCGACGAGCCGCTGAACGTGGACTGGGATGGAAATGAGCTGCTTCTGTCAGATATTCTTGGGACGGACGAGGATATTATATACCGCGATATTGAGACAGAGGTAGAGAAGAATCTTCTGAAAAAGGCAGTGGCGAAACTTTCCGAGCGGGAACGGGCCATTGTGGAGCTGCGGTTTGGTCTGAACCACGCCCAGGGAGAGGAGATGACCCAGAAAGAAGTTGCAGACCTGCTGGGAATTTCCCAGTCCTATATTTCCCGCCTGGAAAAAAAGATTATGAAACGTCTGAAAAAAGAAATCGTAAAATTCGAATAA
- a CDS encoding sigma-E processing peptidase SpoIIGA, translating into MKYELYADVWFLTNFVMDSLALTLAGKLMKQRIRPGRLLLGSFAGTAGSMILFLSLANYTMYQLCVHFLINPLMVYLCYGSRKKKEFLCQWAITYVAFVLLGGVLSWSMQRGKGSGYFVLCLAGALLFLGTAGKILGHVKREKETLYDLLLVTGEGNLSVKGFYDTGNLLTDPLGNRPVHIIKRELLQAQIQREQLPTRLIPFHSLGQESGLLEAVTLEGMYIVREGCPRYLKKPVFGLADEKLFQDDRCDVILNGKAMES; encoded by the coding sequence GTGAAATATGAACTGTATGCAGACGTCTGGTTTCTGACAAATTTTGTCATGGACAGCCTGGCTCTTACTCTGGCGGGAAAACTGATGAAGCAGCGGATTCGTCCCGGAAGACTGCTGCTGGGCAGCTTTGCAGGAACAGCCGGCTCCATGATCCTTTTTCTCAGTCTGGCGAATTATACCATGTACCAGCTCTGCGTCCATTTCCTGATAAATCCTCTGATGGTGTATCTGTGTTATGGGAGCAGAAAGAAAAAGGAATTTTTATGTCAGTGGGCGATTACCTATGTGGCATTTGTACTGCTGGGAGGTGTGTTGTCCTGGAGTATGCAAAGGGGAAAAGGAAGCGGATATTTTGTGCTCTGTCTGGCAGGAGCGCTGCTGTTCCTTGGTACAGCGGGGAAAATACTGGGACATGTAAAACGGGAAAAAGAAACTCTTTATGACCTTCTTCTGGTAACCGGAGAAGGGAATCTTTCTGTAAAGGGTTTTTACGACACGGGAAATCTGCTGACGGACCCTCTGGGCAACCGGCCGGTACATATTATAAAACGGGAACTTCTGCAGGCTCAGATACAGCGGGAACAGCTTCCCACAAGGCTGATTCCTTTCCATTCGCTGGGACAGGAATCAGGGCTTCTGGAGGCTGTGACACTGGAGGGAATGTACATTGTCAGAGAAGGATGTCCCCGATACCTGAAAAAACCCGTATTCGGTCTTGCAGATGAAAAGCTGTTTCAGGATGACAGATGTGATGTGATATTAAATGGGAAAGCCATGGAAAGTTAA
- the acs gene encoding acetate--CoA ligase: MATERDDMYLPERDFVEQANIQSRAEYERMWKQSIDDPETFWGYIAKDFHWFRPWVKVYRGEPEIGDNEWFIGGKTNISYNCLDAQIEKGRGDKIALLFQGEPEADCKQFTYKELLKHVCRFANVLKKNGVKKGDRIALYLPMIWQLPVVMLACARIGAVHTVVFGGFSAEALADRMLACGAKKLVTTNGYWRGGKKINAKANVDRACMLCASAGLTIDDVFVVDRMVDFDVPYIVYRDTSLSKELMLEEISDFCPAEKMDAEDPLFIMYTSGSTGKPKGTLHTTAGYMVYTYTTFKYIFDYKEDDVFFCTADIGWITGHSYIVYGPLLNGATTVLYESIPTYPEPDRFWHIIDKFKVTTFYTAPTVIRSLMNKDIKWVEKHDLSSLRLLGSVGEPINPEAWQWYYHHIGHDHCPIVDTWWQTEAGGILISAIPGAMGLKPGSAALPFFGVKPVILRARNSGDEPAVEADVNEKGELCLESNWPGIMRTLYGEPERHITGYYTQQPGYFFTGDGAYKDEDGYFWITGRIDDIVNISGHRLGTVEVEKVLCSHPGVVEAAVVGYPHPVKGEDLYVYVVTSAEWEGNDTLRDELKNLVRQEIGPIATPGKIQFVQEMPKNRSGKIVRRILRKIAAGTGNEIDTSMLNILAEPGIVKIIDDNRIV, encoded by the coding sequence ATGGCGACAGAAAGAGATGATATGTACCTGCCGGAAAGAGATTTTGTAGAACAGGCGAATATTCAGAGCCGTGCAGAGTATGAGAGAATGTGGAAACAGTCCATTGATGATCCGGAGACATTCTGGGGTTATATTGCCAAAGATTTTCACTGGTTCCGGCCCTGGGTAAAAGTATACCGGGGAGAACCGGAAATCGGAGACAATGAATGGTTCATAGGCGGAAAAACAAATATTTCCTATAACTGCCTGGATGCCCAGATTGAAAAAGGAAGAGGAGATAAGATTGCGCTCCTGTTTCAGGGCGAGCCGGAAGCGGACTGCAAGCAGTTTACCTACAAAGAGCTGCTGAAACATGTATGTCGTTTTGCAAATGTACTTAAGAAAAACGGTGTGAAAAAAGGTGACCGTATTGCCTTGTATCTGCCCATGATCTGGCAGCTTCCTGTGGTTATGCTGGCCTGTGCCAGAATCGGTGCGGTACATACGGTGGTATTCGGCGGATTTTCTGCCGAGGCTCTGGCAGACAGGATGCTGGCCTGCGGCGCCAAGAAACTGGTGACGACAAATGGTTACTGGCGGGGAGGAAAGAAAATCAATGCCAAGGCAAATGTGGACCGGGCATGTATGCTGTGCGCCAGCGCAGGTCTTACTATTGACGATGTATTTGTAGTAGACCGTATGGTGGACTTTGACGTGCCTTATATTGTATATCGTGATACCTCTCTTTCCAAAGAGCTGATGCTGGAAGAAATTTCTGATTTCTGCCCGGCAGAGAAAATGGACGCGGAAGACCCGCTGTTTATTATGTACACCTCAGGTTCCACCGGAAAACCAAAAGGAACCCTGCATACTACGGCAGGTTATATGGTGTATACTTATACCACATTTAAATATATTTTTGATTATAAAGAGGATGATGTGTTCTTCTGTACCGCGGATATCGGCTGGATTACAGGCCATTCTTACATTGTATACGGGCCCCTTTTAAATGGAGCGACCACGGTGCTGTATGAGTCCATCCCCACTTATCCGGAGCCGGACCGGTTCTGGCACATTATTGACAAATTTAAAGTAACTACGTTCTATACTGCTCCAACGGTAATCCGCTCCCTGATGAATAAGGATATAAAATGGGTGGAGAAACATGATCTTTCCAGTCTCAGGCTGCTGGGCTCTGTGGGAGAACCTATCAATCCGGAAGCATGGCAGTGGTATTATCACCATATAGGCCATGATCACTGCCCCATTGTGGATACCTGGTGGCAGACAGAAGCAGGAGGTATCCTGATTTCTGCCATTCCGGGGGCCATGGGGCTGAAACCGGGAAGTGCCGCTCTGCCGTTTTTCGGGGTAAAACCGGTAATTCTGCGTGCAAGAAATTCCGGTGATGAGCCGGCGGTAGAAGCAGATGTAAATGAAAAAGGCGAGCTGTGCCTGGAATCCAACTGGCCAGGAATCATGCGTACCCTTTACGGAGAGCCGGAGCGCCATATCACCGGATATTATACCCAGCAGCCCGGATATTTCTTTACCGGCGACGGTGCATACAAAGACGAAGACGGATATTTCTGGATTACCGGAAGAATTGATGATATTGTAAATATTTCCGGGCACCGTCTGGGTACCGTAGAAGTGGAGAAGGTGCTCTGTTCCCATCCGGGCGTGGTGGAAGCGGCAGTGGTGGGATATCCCCATCCGGTAAAAGGAGAAGACCTGTATGTTTATGTGGTTACTTCTGCAGAATGGGAAGGAAACGACACATTGCGTGATGAGCTGAAAAACCTGGTAAGACAGGAAATCGGGCCCATTGCCACACCGGGTAAAATCCAGTTTGTGCAGGAAATGCCCAAGAACCGTTCCGGTAAGATTGTGCGGCGGATTCTTCGTAAAATTGCCGCCGGGACAGGAAATGAAATTGATACTTCCATGCTGAATATTCTGGCGGAGCCAGGTATTGTAAAAATTATAGACGACAACCGTATTGTGTAA
- the ftsZ gene encoding cell division protein FtsZ — protein sequence MLEIMTTEADSSAKIIVIGVGGAGNNAVNRMIEENIGGVEFIGINTDKQALTLCKAPTLIQIGEKLTKGLGAGAQPEIGEKAAEESIDELTAEIKGADMVFVTCGMGGGTGTGAAPVVARIAKEMGILTVGVVTKPFKFEAKARMVNALGGIERLKASVDTLIVIPNDKLLEIVDRRTTMPDALKKADEVLQQAVQGITDLINVPALINLDFADVQTVMKDKGMAHIGIGMAKGDDKATEAVKLAVASPLLETTITGASHVIINISGDISLMDANDAASYVQDLAGDNANIIFGAKFDEAMADEAIITVIATGLEDAAAAPKVMSGMKYSQTTATRMPTTARTASGNLGTVARPANPYGTTQSSAAGSNLGVTASTLGIQRPRKPESSVPERDIKIPEFLKNTRK from the coding sequence TTGCTTGAAATAATGACGACAGAGGCGGATTCCAGTGCAAAAATCATCGTAATCGGTGTGGGAGGGGCTGGAAATAATGCAGTCAATAGAATGATTGAGGAAAATATAGGTGGTGTTGAGTTTATTGGAATCAATACGGACAAGCAGGCATTGACGCTCTGCAAGGCACCTACTCTGATTCAGATTGGCGAGAAGCTCACCAAAGGGCTTGGAGCGGGAGCTCAGCCGGAGATTGGAGAAAAGGCCGCAGAAGAGAGTATTGACGAACTGACTGCCGAGATTAAAGGTGCGGACATGGTATTCGTTACCTGCGGAATGGGTGGCGGAACCGGAACAGGAGCAGCGCCGGTGGTTGCAAGGATTGCAAAGGAAATGGGCATCCTGACCGTGGGAGTTGTGACAAAGCCTTTTAAATTCGAAGCAAAGGCCCGTATGGTCAATGCACTGGGCGGCATTGAGCGTCTGAAGGCCAGCGTGGATACTCTGATTGTGATTCCCAATGACAAGCTGCTGGAAATCGTGGACAGACGGACCACCATGCCGGATGCGCTGAAAAAGGCTGATGAAGTGTTACAGCAGGCAGTACAGGGCATTACGGATCTGATTAATGTACCTGCCCTGATTAATCTGGATTTTGCAGATGTACAGACTGTTATGAAGGATAAGGGAATGGCACATATCGGTATTGGTATGGCCAAAGGTGATGATAAGGCTACGGAGGCTGTGAAACTGGCAGTGGCAAGTCCGTTGCTGGAGACTACCATTACCGGTGCGTCTCATGTAATTATTAATATTTCCGGTGATATTTCTCTGATGGATGCCAACGATGCGGCCAGCTATGTGCAGGATCTGGCAGGAGATAATGCAAATATTATTTTTGGTGCGAAATTTGACGAGGCCATGGCAGACGAAGCAATTATCACAGTGATTGCAACCGGACTGGAGGATGCGGCAGCAGCGCCGAAGGTAATGTCAGGCATGAAGTATTCTCAGACGACTGCTACCAGAATGCCCACCACAGCAAGAACTGCTTCCGGCAATCTTGGTACGGTGGCACGTCCGGCCAATCCTTATGGAACCACCCAGTCTTCTGCCGCCGGCAGCAATCTGGGGGTTACCGCTTCAACACTGGGGATTCAGAGGCCCAGAAAACCGGAGAGCAGTGTGCCGGAGCGGGATATTAAGATTCCGGAATTTTTGAAGAATACAAGAAAATAA